Proteins found in one Populus alba chromosome 14, ASM523922v2, whole genome shotgun sequence genomic segment:
- the LOC118041058 gene encoding DNA replication licensing factor MCM7 has translation MKPVRFEEEKNLAKDFLSNFADANGESKYMNILQDVANHKFRAVQIDLEDLINYKDLDEEFLRRVTENTRRYVGIFADAIDEVLPKPTEAFPDDDHDILMTQRSEDATENVEGSDANQKMPSEIKRYFEVYIRAPSKGRPFTIREVKASNIGQLVKISGIVTRCSDVKPLMQVAVYTCEECGFEIYQEVTARVFMPLFECPTKRCKTNNTKGNLILQLRASKFLKFQEAKIQELAEHVPKGHIPRSMTVHFRGELTRKVAPGDVVELSGIFLPIPYTGFRAMRAGLVADTFLEAMSVTHFKKKYEEYEPRGDEEKQIASLAEDGDIYNKLAQSLAPEIYGHEDIKKALLLLLVGAPHRKLKDGMKIRGDLHLCLMGDPGVAKSQLLKHIINVAPRGVYTTGKGSSGVGLTAAVQKDPVTNEMVLEGGALVLADMGICAIDEFDKMDESDRTAIHEVMEQQTVSIAKAGITTSLNARTAVLAAANPAWGRYDLRRTPAENINLPPALLSRFDLLWLILDRADMDSDLEMARHVVYVHQNKESPALGFTPLEPSILRAYISTARRFSPYVPKELEEYIATAYSGMRQEEAKSNTPHSYTTVRTLLSILRISAALARLRFSESVAQSDVDEALRLMQMSKFSLYSDDRQRSGLDAISDIYSILRDEAARANKMDVSYAHALNWISRKGYSEAQLKECLEEYASLNVWQIHPHTFDIRFIDA, from the exons ATGAAACCCGTCCGctttgaagaagagaaaa ATCTCGCCAAGGATTTCCTTTCAAATTTCGCCGACGCAAATGGCGAATCTAAATACATGAACATCCTT CAAGATGTTGCAAATCATAAGTTCCGTGCTGTTCAGATCGATCTCGAAGACCTCATTAAT tatAAGGACTTGGATGAGGAATTCCTTAGACGTGTTACTGAGAACACACGTCGATATGTTGGGATTTTTGCTGATGCTATCGACGAAGTGTTGCCAAAGCCGACTGAGGCATTTCCGGATGATGACCATGATATTTTAATGACACAGAGGTCTGAGGATGCAACTGAGAATGTTGAAGGTTCTGATGCGAATCAGAAGATGCCTTCAGAGATCAAGCGTTACTT tgAAGTTTATATTAGAGCACCTTCAAAAGGGCGGCCATTTACCATTAGAGAGGTCAAGGCTTCAAACATTGGCCAGCTTGTGAAGATATCTGGTATTGTGACGCGTTGTTCAGATGTTAAACCACTGATGCAGGTAGCTGTGTATACATGTGAAGAATGTGGTTTTGAAATTTACCAG GAAGTAACCGCTCGAGTCTTCATGCCTTTGTTTGAGTGCCCAACTAAGCGCTGCAAAACAAACAACACAAAGGGGAACCTCATTCTTCAACTCAGAGCATCAAAGTTTCTGAAGTTTCAGGAG GCCAAAATTCAAGAGCTAGCAGAACATGTTCCAAAAGGCCATATTCCAAGATCGATGACTGTTCATTTCAGAGGAGAACTCACAAGAAAG GTGGCACCAGGTGATGTCGTTGAATTATCAGGGATCTTCCTTCCAATTCCTTACACTGGTTTCAGAGCAATGCGTGCTGGCTTAGTTGCCGACACATTTTTGGAGGCCATGTCTGTTActcatttcaagaaaaaatatgaaga GTATGAACCCAGAGGAGACGAGGAAAAGCAGATTGCAAGTCTGGCTGAGGATGGAGATATCTACAATAAGTTGGCACAATCTTTGGCACCTGAAATCTATGGACATGAAGATATTAAAAAGGCTTTACTTCTTCTTCTCGTCGGTGCTCCTCATCGAAAGTTAAAGGATGGGATGAAG ATTAGAGGAGATTTACATTTATGCTTGATGGGTGATCCTGGTGTTGCCAAAAGTCAGCTTCTGAAGCATATAATAAATGTAGCACCCAGGGGAGTGTACACAACTGGCAAAGGGAGCAGTGGAGTTGGTCTAACTGCTGCTGTTCAGAAAGATCCAGTTACAAACGAGATGGTCCTGGAAGGAGGAGCATTG GTTCTGGCTGATATGGGTATATGTGCTATTGACGAGTTTGACAAGATGGATGAATCAGATCGTACAGCAATTCATGAAGTTATGGAGCAGCAAACTGTCAGCATTGCCAAGGCTGGGATTACAACATCACTCAATGCGAGAACTGCTGTTCTTGCTGCTGCTAATCCTGCCTG GGGAAGATATGATCTACGGAGAACTCCAGCTGAAAATATCAATCTACCTCCTGCTCTCCTATCACGATTTGATCTTCTGTGGTTGATCCTTGATCGGGCAGATATGGACAGCGACCTTGAAATGGCCAGGCATGTTGTTTACGTGCACCAGAATAAAGAATCTCCTGCTCTTGGTTTCACTCCACTTGAACCATCTATTCTCCG GGCATATATTTCTACTGCAAGAAGATTTTCCCCTTATGTGCCCAAGGAACTGGAGGAATACATTGCTACTGCATACTCAGGCATGCGGCAAGAAGAAGCTAAATCGAACACTCCTCATTCCTACACGACTGTCCGAACTCTGCTTAGCATACTCCGCATATCAGCT GCCTTAGCAAGACTTAGATTTTCTGAAAGTGTGGCTCAGAGTGATGTGGATGAGGCACTGAGGTTAATGCAGATGTCAAAATTCTCTTTATATTCTGATGATCGTCAGAGATCTGGTCTGGATGCCATCTCTGACATCTATTCAATCTTGCGGGATGAAGCTGCAAGAGCCAATAAAATGGATGTGAGCTATGCCCATGCACTCAACTGGATTTCTAGAAag GGATACAGCGAAGCACAGTTGAAAGAATGTTTAGAGGAATACGCATCCTTGAATGTCTGGCAGATACATCCCCACACCTTTGATATTCGATTTATCGATGCCTGA